In the Chroicocephalus ridibundus chromosome 15, bChrRid1.1, whole genome shotgun sequence genome, one interval contains:
- the ODF2 gene encoding outer dense fiber protein 2 isoform X1 yields the protein MGEPRAAAARRPRKCGGASCPWCGLPQPPSSRPRGLHGSVGASCRFPAAAEDLLRRQRPRTLRGPSWCPSSISNEVTSVSAQSTLSRRAKNFRITQKHKQKIKGDTVNMCRSVRVKTKAPWVPPGKTSVRESTCKWEGPTHRLEITPPDSEKMLSVLRLSDLSTDEEDAVHCKMNEYEKKIDSLMNVVGTLKNEAKLQKKEEQQQMTKRLLEEQKEELNEVTQELVETEHENTLLRRNIERIKEEKDLTVLQKKYLQHEKECLMSKLSEAERDGAAAARQIHALKNTIGRLNIEKHMSSSDINTLTRQKELLLQKLSTFEETNRTLRELLREQHNREKDAQKILERQGALLKRLADSEAEKIQLQMRLQEKEEEVDGLTIQIEAEKDQAKAACELSKSMEAVKGHLQAQLRNKEAENNRLTIQIRNLERSEAQHKAEMEHAMEQMKELRQKADRDKEALKKAIRAQKERAERSEAYAEQLTAQLAEKESYIADAVSTLESWRSRYNKVVKDKSDLELEIVTLNSRVADLLEQQTTLEDKMREDREALVDRLHQQTTETTSFKMENERLKASVVPMEEKLNQAQMEVQQLKSSVRNYEGLIESYKSQVLKTRMEADEVAGQLEKYDKENKTLKDEMNKEIELARKQFQSQLAELEKLPEILKITETQLAECQDQLQSYEKKNVDLSVMIADLRQRIELQGEKMEMTRERYQSAQEEKKQLTLKVEELERKLETTSAQNIEFLQVIAKREESIHQCQLRLEEKTRECSSLARQLEMAIEDAKRQVEQTRERAASRERVAQSKMLDLETQLSRNKTELNQLRRSKDDAERRYESRLQDLKDRLEQSESTNRSMQNYVQFLKSSYANVFGESALLGSPSRSRSSP from the exons ATGGGGGagccgcgggcggcggcggcgcggcggccccggAAGTGCGGCGGCGCCTCCTGCCCCTGGTGcggcctcccgcagcccccctcGTCCCGGCCGCGGGGTCTCCATGGCAGCGTCGGCGCCTCCTGccgcttccccgccgccgccgaagACCTCCTGAGGCGGCAGCGGCCGCGGACCCTGCGCGGTCCTTCATG GTGTCCCTCATCCATCAGCAATGAAGTGACTTCAGTCTCTGCACAGAGCACGCTGTCAAGAAGAGCTAAAAACTTTAGAATAACT caaaagcacaaacagaaaattaaagggGATACTGTGAACATGTGCCGATCTGTCCGTGTGAAAACTAAGgccccctgggtgcccccaggCAAAACGTCTGTCCGGGAGTCCACCTGCAAATGGGAG GGACCGACTCACCGCCTAGAGATTACACCTCCAGATTCAGAAAAAATGCTGTCAGTATTGCGCCTGAGTGACCTCTCTACAGATGAGGAGGATGCTGTTCACTGCAAAATGAACGAATATGAAAAGAAGATTGATAGCCTGATGAATGTGGTGGGAACGCTGAAGAATGAG GCCAAGCTGCAGAAAAAGGAGGAACAGCAGCAAATGACAAAGCGTCTCCTTGAGGAGCAGAAAGAAGAGCTGAATGAGGTCACGCAAGAGCTGGTAGAAACAGAACATGAGAATACACTGCTCAGGCGCAATATTGAGCGcataaaggaagagaaagatctGACTGT GCTACAGAAAAAGTACTTGCAGCATGAGAAAGAGTGTTTGATGTCCAAGCTGAGCGAGGCAGAAagggatggagcagcagcagccaggcagatcCATGCCTTGAAAAATACAATTGGGAGACTCAACATT GAGAAACACATGAGCAGTTCAGACATTAACACACTGACAAGACAAAAAGAGCTGCTTCTCCAGAAACTGAGCACCTTTGAAGAAACCAACCGAACACTACGAGAACTTCTCAGAGAGCAGCACAACCGGGAG AAGGATGCTCAGAAGATATTGGAGCGGCAAGGAGCACTGCTGAAAAGGCTGGCTGactcagaagcagagaaaata CAACTTCAGATGAGGCttcaggagaaagaagaagaagtgGACGGTCTTACCATTCAGATAGAGGCAGAAAAG GACCAGGCAAAGGCAGCATGCGAACTCTCTAAATCTATGGAAGCTGTGAAAGGCCATTTACAAGCGCAGTTGCGAAACAAAGAGGCTGAGAACAACCGGCTGACTATACAGATACGG aaTCTGGAGCGCAGTGAAGCTCAGCATAAGGCAGAGATGGAACATGCCATGGAACAGATGAAGGAACTAAGGCAGAAGGCAGATCGTGATAAAGAAGCCCTGAAGAAAGCCATCCGTGCACAGAAAGAGCGGGCAGAGCGAAGTGAAGCGTATGCAGAGCAACTGACTGCCCAGCTAGCAGAAAAG GAAAGTTACATTGCTGATGCGGTGTCTACACTGGAGTCCTGGAGGAGTCGCTACAACAAAGTAGTAAAGGACAAGAGTGACCTTGAACTGGAAATTGTTACGTTGAAcag CCGTGTTGCAGACTTGCTGGAACAGCAGACAACCCTGGAGGACAAGATGCGGGAGGACAGAGAAGCTTTGGTGGATAGATTGCATCAACAGACTACAGAGACCACTTCTTTCAAAATGGAGAATGAAAGGCTAAAG gctaGTGTGGTCCCAATGGAGGAAAAGCTGAACCAAGCACAGATGGAAGTGCAGCAGCTCAAGAGCTCTGTCAGGAACTATGAAGGGTTGATTGAAAGCTACAAGTCACAG GTGTTGAAGACCCGAATGGAAGCAGATGAAGTGGCAGGACAACTGGAGAAGTATGATAAAGAGAACAAGACACTAAAAGATGAAATGAACAAGGAGATTGAACTG GCACGTAAGCAGTTCCAGAGCCAGCTTGCTGAACTGGAAAAGCTGCCCGAGATCCTAAAGATCACAGAGACACAACTAGCAGAATGTCAGGACCAGCTTCAGAGTTATGAGAAGAAGAACGTGGACCTGTCTGTCATGATTGCAGATCTTCGTCAGCGG ATTGAGCTCCAGGGGGAGAAAATGGAGATGACAAGAGAGAGGTATCAGTCTGCccaggaggagaaaaagcagctcaCCTTGAAGGTGGAGGAGCTGGAAAG AAAACTAGAGACAACGAGCGCCCAGAACATAGAATTCCTTCAGGTTATAGCAAAACGTGAGGAGTCGATCCACCAGTGTCAGCTGCGGTTAGAGGAGAAGACCCGTGAATGTAGCTCCTTGGCACGTCAGCTGGAGATGGCCATTGAGGATGCCAAAAGACAA GTGGAACAAACTCGAGAACGAGCAGCATCTAGAGAGAGGGTAGCCCAGTCCAAGATGTTGGATTTGGAGACCCAGCTGAGTAGGAATAAAACGGAGCTGAACCAATTGCGCCGGAGCAAAGACGAT GCAGAGCGCCGGTATGAAAGCCGCCTACAGGATTTAAAGGATCGGTTGGAGCAGTCGGAGAGCACCAACCGCAGCATGCAAAACTACGTCCAGTTCCTCAAGTCTTCCTATGCCAACGTTTTTGGAGAAAGTGCCTTGCTGGGCTCCCCCAGCCGCTCTCGTTCTTCTCCATGA
- the ODF2 gene encoding outer dense fiber protein 2 isoform X2, protein MKNRSSSPPLHVHVDENTPVHVHIKKGQKTTPAKCQQKHKQKIKGDTVNMCRSVRVKTKAPWVPPGKTSVRESTCKWEGPTHRLEITPPDSEKMLSVLRLSDLSTDEEDAVHCKMNEYEKKIDSLMNVVGTLKNEAKLQKKEEQQQMTKRLLEEQKEELNEVTQELVETEHENTLLRRNIERIKEEKDLTVLQKKYLQHEKECLMSKLSEAERDGAAAARQIHALKNTIGRLNIEKHMSSSDINTLTRQKELLLQKLSTFEETNRTLRELLREQHNREKDAQKILERQGALLKRLADSEAEKIQLQMRLQEKEEEVDGLTIQIEAEKDQAKAACELSKSMEAVKGHLQAQLRNKEAENNRLTIQIRNLERSEAQHKAEMEHAMEQMKELRQKADRDKEALKKAIRAQKERAERSEAYAEQLTAQLAEKESYIADAVSTLESWRSRYNKVVKDKSDLELEIVTLNSRVADLLEQQTTLEDKMREDREALVDRLHQQTTETTSFKMENERLKASVVPMEEKLNQAQMEVQQLKSSVRNYEGLIESYKSQVLKTRMEADEVAGQLEKYDKENKTLKDEMNKEIELARKQFQSQLAELEKLPEILKITETQLAECQDQLQSYEKKNVDLSVMIADLRQRIELQGEKMEMTRERYQSAQEEKKQLTLKVEELERKLETTSAQNIEFLQVIAKREESIHQCQLRLEEKTRECSSLARQLEMAIEDAKRQVEQTRERAASRERVAQSKMLDLETQLSRNKTELNQLRRSKDDAERRYESRLQDLKDRLEQSESTNRSMQNYVQFLKSSYANVFGESALLGSPSRSRSSP, encoded by the exons ATGAAGAACCGTTCCTCATCTCCCCCTTTGCACGTCCATGTGGATGAAAACACCCCTGTCCATGTCCATATTAAAAAGGGTCAGAAAACCACACCTGCAAAATGCCAG caaaagcacaaacagaaaattaaagggGATACTGTGAACATGTGCCGATCTGTCCGTGTGAAAACTAAGgccccctgggtgcccccaggCAAAACGTCTGTCCGGGAGTCCACCTGCAAATGGGAG GGACCGACTCACCGCCTAGAGATTACACCTCCAGATTCAGAAAAAATGCTGTCAGTATTGCGCCTGAGTGACCTCTCTACAGATGAGGAGGATGCTGTTCACTGCAAAATGAACGAATATGAAAAGAAGATTGATAGCCTGATGAATGTGGTGGGAACGCTGAAGAATGAG GCCAAGCTGCAGAAAAAGGAGGAACAGCAGCAAATGACAAAGCGTCTCCTTGAGGAGCAGAAAGAAGAGCTGAATGAGGTCACGCAAGAGCTGGTAGAAACAGAACATGAGAATACACTGCTCAGGCGCAATATTGAGCGcataaaggaagagaaagatctGACTGT GCTACAGAAAAAGTACTTGCAGCATGAGAAAGAGTGTTTGATGTCCAAGCTGAGCGAGGCAGAAagggatggagcagcagcagccaggcagatcCATGCCTTGAAAAATACAATTGGGAGACTCAACATT GAGAAACACATGAGCAGTTCAGACATTAACACACTGACAAGACAAAAAGAGCTGCTTCTCCAGAAACTGAGCACCTTTGAAGAAACCAACCGAACACTACGAGAACTTCTCAGAGAGCAGCACAACCGGGAG AAGGATGCTCAGAAGATATTGGAGCGGCAAGGAGCACTGCTGAAAAGGCTGGCTGactcagaagcagagaaaata CAACTTCAGATGAGGCttcaggagaaagaagaagaagtgGACGGTCTTACCATTCAGATAGAGGCAGAAAAG GACCAGGCAAAGGCAGCATGCGAACTCTCTAAATCTATGGAAGCTGTGAAAGGCCATTTACAAGCGCAGTTGCGAAACAAAGAGGCTGAGAACAACCGGCTGACTATACAGATACGG aaTCTGGAGCGCAGTGAAGCTCAGCATAAGGCAGAGATGGAACATGCCATGGAACAGATGAAGGAACTAAGGCAGAAGGCAGATCGTGATAAAGAAGCCCTGAAGAAAGCCATCCGTGCACAGAAAGAGCGGGCAGAGCGAAGTGAAGCGTATGCAGAGCAACTGACTGCCCAGCTAGCAGAAAAG GAAAGTTACATTGCTGATGCGGTGTCTACACTGGAGTCCTGGAGGAGTCGCTACAACAAAGTAGTAAAGGACAAGAGTGACCTTGAACTGGAAATTGTTACGTTGAAcag CCGTGTTGCAGACTTGCTGGAACAGCAGACAACCCTGGAGGACAAGATGCGGGAGGACAGAGAAGCTTTGGTGGATAGATTGCATCAACAGACTACAGAGACCACTTCTTTCAAAATGGAGAATGAAAGGCTAAAG gctaGTGTGGTCCCAATGGAGGAAAAGCTGAACCAAGCACAGATGGAAGTGCAGCAGCTCAAGAGCTCTGTCAGGAACTATGAAGGGTTGATTGAAAGCTACAAGTCACAG GTGTTGAAGACCCGAATGGAAGCAGATGAAGTGGCAGGACAACTGGAGAAGTATGATAAAGAGAACAAGACACTAAAAGATGAAATGAACAAGGAGATTGAACTG GCACGTAAGCAGTTCCAGAGCCAGCTTGCTGAACTGGAAAAGCTGCCCGAGATCCTAAAGATCACAGAGACACAACTAGCAGAATGTCAGGACCAGCTTCAGAGTTATGAGAAGAAGAACGTGGACCTGTCTGTCATGATTGCAGATCTTCGTCAGCGG ATTGAGCTCCAGGGGGAGAAAATGGAGATGACAAGAGAGAGGTATCAGTCTGCccaggaggagaaaaagcagctcaCCTTGAAGGTGGAGGAGCTGGAAAG AAAACTAGAGACAACGAGCGCCCAGAACATAGAATTCCTTCAGGTTATAGCAAAACGTGAGGAGTCGATCCACCAGTGTCAGCTGCGGTTAGAGGAGAAGACCCGTGAATGTAGCTCCTTGGCACGTCAGCTGGAGATGGCCATTGAGGATGCCAAAAGACAA GTGGAACAAACTCGAGAACGAGCAGCATCTAGAGAGAGGGTAGCCCAGTCCAAGATGTTGGATTTGGAGACCCAGCTGAGTAGGAATAAAACGGAGCTGAACCAATTGCGCCGGAGCAAAGACGAT GCAGAGCGCCGGTATGAAAGCCGCCTACAGGATTTAAAGGATCGGTTGGAGCAGTCGGAGAGCACCAACCGCAGCATGCAAAACTACGTCCAGTTCCTCAAGTCTTCCTATGCCAACGTTTTTGGAGAAAGTGCCTTGCTGGGCTCCCCCAGCCGCTCTCGTTCTTCTCCATGA
- the ODF2 gene encoding outer dense fiber protein 2 isoform X4 → MGEPRAAAARRPRKCGGASCPWCGLPQPPSSRPRGLHGSVGASCRFPAAAEDLLRRQRPRTLRGPSWCPSSISNEVTSVSAQSTLSRRAKNFRITQKHKQKIKGDTVNMCRSVRVKTKAPWVPPGKTSVRESTCKWEGPTHRLEITPPDSEKMLSVLRLSDLSTDEEDAVHCKMNEYEKKIDSLMNVVGTLKNEAKLQKKEEQQQMTKRLLEEQKEELNEVTQELVETEHENTLLRRNIERIKEEKDLTVLQKKYLQHEKECLMSKLSEAERDGAAAARQIHALKNTIGRLNIEKHMSSSDINTLTRQKELLLQKLSTFEETNRTLRELLREQHNREKDAQKILERQGALLKRLADSEAEKIQLQMRLQEKEEEVDGLTIQIEAEKDQAKAACELSKSMEAVKGHLQAQLRNKEAENNRLTIQIRNLERSEAQHKAEMEHAMEQMKELRQKADRDKEALKKAIRAQKERAERSEAYAEQLTAQLAEKESYIADAVSTLESWRSRYNKVVKDKSDLELEIVTLNSRVADLLEQQTTLEDKMREDREALVDRLHQQTTETTSFKMENERLKASVVPMEEKLNQAQMEVQQLKSSVRNYEGLIESYKSQVLKTRMEADEVAGQLEKYDKENKTLKDEMNKEIELARKQFQSQLAELEKLPEILKITETQLAECQDQLQSYEKKNVDLSVMIADLRQRGIETASVLFPVSHVPPGFCAFADL, encoded by the exons ATGGGGGagccgcgggcggcggcggcgcggcggccccggAAGTGCGGCGGCGCCTCCTGCCCCTGGTGcggcctcccgcagcccccctcGTCCCGGCCGCGGGGTCTCCATGGCAGCGTCGGCGCCTCCTGccgcttccccgccgccgccgaagACCTCCTGAGGCGGCAGCGGCCGCGGACCCTGCGCGGTCCTTCATG GTGTCCCTCATCCATCAGCAATGAAGTGACTTCAGTCTCTGCACAGAGCACGCTGTCAAGAAGAGCTAAAAACTTTAGAATAACT caaaagcacaaacagaaaattaaagggGATACTGTGAACATGTGCCGATCTGTCCGTGTGAAAACTAAGgccccctgggtgcccccaggCAAAACGTCTGTCCGGGAGTCCACCTGCAAATGGGAG GGACCGACTCACCGCCTAGAGATTACACCTCCAGATTCAGAAAAAATGCTGTCAGTATTGCGCCTGAGTGACCTCTCTACAGATGAGGAGGATGCTGTTCACTGCAAAATGAACGAATATGAAAAGAAGATTGATAGCCTGATGAATGTGGTGGGAACGCTGAAGAATGAG GCCAAGCTGCAGAAAAAGGAGGAACAGCAGCAAATGACAAAGCGTCTCCTTGAGGAGCAGAAAGAAGAGCTGAATGAGGTCACGCAAGAGCTGGTAGAAACAGAACATGAGAATACACTGCTCAGGCGCAATATTGAGCGcataaaggaagagaaagatctGACTGT GCTACAGAAAAAGTACTTGCAGCATGAGAAAGAGTGTTTGATGTCCAAGCTGAGCGAGGCAGAAagggatggagcagcagcagccaggcagatcCATGCCTTGAAAAATACAATTGGGAGACTCAACATT GAGAAACACATGAGCAGTTCAGACATTAACACACTGACAAGACAAAAAGAGCTGCTTCTCCAGAAACTGAGCACCTTTGAAGAAACCAACCGAACACTACGAGAACTTCTCAGAGAGCAGCACAACCGGGAG AAGGATGCTCAGAAGATATTGGAGCGGCAAGGAGCACTGCTGAAAAGGCTGGCTGactcagaagcagagaaaata CAACTTCAGATGAGGCttcaggagaaagaagaagaagtgGACGGTCTTACCATTCAGATAGAGGCAGAAAAG GACCAGGCAAAGGCAGCATGCGAACTCTCTAAATCTATGGAAGCTGTGAAAGGCCATTTACAAGCGCAGTTGCGAAACAAAGAGGCTGAGAACAACCGGCTGACTATACAGATACGG aaTCTGGAGCGCAGTGAAGCTCAGCATAAGGCAGAGATGGAACATGCCATGGAACAGATGAAGGAACTAAGGCAGAAGGCAGATCGTGATAAAGAAGCCCTGAAGAAAGCCATCCGTGCACAGAAAGAGCGGGCAGAGCGAAGTGAAGCGTATGCAGAGCAACTGACTGCCCAGCTAGCAGAAAAG GAAAGTTACATTGCTGATGCGGTGTCTACACTGGAGTCCTGGAGGAGTCGCTACAACAAAGTAGTAAAGGACAAGAGTGACCTTGAACTGGAAATTGTTACGTTGAAcag CCGTGTTGCAGACTTGCTGGAACAGCAGACAACCCTGGAGGACAAGATGCGGGAGGACAGAGAAGCTTTGGTGGATAGATTGCATCAACAGACTACAGAGACCACTTCTTTCAAAATGGAGAATGAAAGGCTAAAG gctaGTGTGGTCCCAATGGAGGAAAAGCTGAACCAAGCACAGATGGAAGTGCAGCAGCTCAAGAGCTCTGTCAGGAACTATGAAGGGTTGATTGAAAGCTACAAGTCACAG GTGTTGAAGACCCGAATGGAAGCAGATGAAGTGGCAGGACAACTGGAGAAGTATGATAAAGAGAACAAGACACTAAAAGATGAAATGAACAAGGAGATTGAACTG GCACGTAAGCAGTTCCAGAGCCAGCTTGCTGAACTGGAAAAGCTGCCCGAGATCCTAAAGATCACAGAGACACAACTAGCAGAATGTCAGGACCAGCTTCAGAGTTATGAGAAGAAGAACGTGGACCTGTCTGTCATGATTGCAGATCTTCGTCAGCGG GGGATTGAAACAGCTTCGGTCTTGTTTCCAGTCTCCCATGTGCCTCCAGGATTCTGTGCATTTGCTGATCTGTAA
- the ODF2 gene encoding outer dense fiber protein 2 isoform X3: protein MCRSVRVKTKAPWVPPGKTSVRESTCKWEGPTHRLEITPPDSEKMLSVLRLSDLSTDEEDAVHCKMNEYEKKIDSLMNVVGTLKNEAKLQKKEEQQQMTKRLLEEQKEELNEVTQELVETEHENTLLRRNIERIKEEKDLTVLQKKYLQHEKECLMSKLSEAERDGAAAARQIHALKNTIGRLNIEKHMSSSDINTLTRQKELLLQKLSTFEETNRTLRELLREQHNREKDAQKILERQGALLKRLADSEAEKIQLQMRLQEKEEEVDGLTIQIEAEKDQAKAACELSKSMEAVKGHLQAQLRNKEAENNRLTIQIRNLERSEAQHKAEMEHAMEQMKELRQKADRDKEALKKAIRAQKERAERSEAYAEQLTAQLAEKESYIADAVSTLESWRSRYNKVVKDKSDLELEIVTLNSRVADLLEQQTTLEDKMREDREALVDRLHQQTTETTSFKMENERLKASVVPMEEKLNQAQMEVQQLKSSVRNYEGLIESYKSQVLKTRMEADEVAGQLEKYDKENKTLKDEMNKEIELARKQFQSQLAELEKLPEILKITETQLAECQDQLQSYEKKNVDLSVMIADLRQRIELQGEKMEMTRERYQSAQEEKKQLTLKVEELERKLETTSAQNIEFLQVIAKREESIHQCQLRLEEKTRECSSLARQLEMAIEDAKRQVEQTRERAASRERVAQSKMLDLETQLSRNKTELNQLRRSKDDAERRYESRLQDLKDRLEQSESTNRSMQNYVQFLKSSYANVFGESALLGSPSRSRSSP, encoded by the exons ATGTGCCGATCTGTCCGTGTGAAAACTAAGgccccctgggtgcccccaggCAAAACGTCTGTCCGGGAGTCCACCTGCAAATGGGAG GGACCGACTCACCGCCTAGAGATTACACCTCCAGATTCAGAAAAAATGCTGTCAGTATTGCGCCTGAGTGACCTCTCTACAGATGAGGAGGATGCTGTTCACTGCAAAATGAACGAATATGAAAAGAAGATTGATAGCCTGATGAATGTGGTGGGAACGCTGAAGAATGAG GCCAAGCTGCAGAAAAAGGAGGAACAGCAGCAAATGACAAAGCGTCTCCTTGAGGAGCAGAAAGAAGAGCTGAATGAGGTCACGCAAGAGCTGGTAGAAACAGAACATGAGAATACACTGCTCAGGCGCAATATTGAGCGcataaaggaagagaaagatctGACTGT GCTACAGAAAAAGTACTTGCAGCATGAGAAAGAGTGTTTGATGTCCAAGCTGAGCGAGGCAGAAagggatggagcagcagcagccaggcagatcCATGCCTTGAAAAATACAATTGGGAGACTCAACATT GAGAAACACATGAGCAGTTCAGACATTAACACACTGACAAGACAAAAAGAGCTGCTTCTCCAGAAACTGAGCACCTTTGAAGAAACCAACCGAACACTACGAGAACTTCTCAGAGAGCAGCACAACCGGGAG AAGGATGCTCAGAAGATATTGGAGCGGCAAGGAGCACTGCTGAAAAGGCTGGCTGactcagaagcagagaaaata CAACTTCAGATGAGGCttcaggagaaagaagaagaagtgGACGGTCTTACCATTCAGATAGAGGCAGAAAAG GACCAGGCAAAGGCAGCATGCGAACTCTCTAAATCTATGGAAGCTGTGAAAGGCCATTTACAAGCGCAGTTGCGAAACAAAGAGGCTGAGAACAACCGGCTGACTATACAGATACGG aaTCTGGAGCGCAGTGAAGCTCAGCATAAGGCAGAGATGGAACATGCCATGGAACAGATGAAGGAACTAAGGCAGAAGGCAGATCGTGATAAAGAAGCCCTGAAGAAAGCCATCCGTGCACAGAAAGAGCGGGCAGAGCGAAGTGAAGCGTATGCAGAGCAACTGACTGCCCAGCTAGCAGAAAAG GAAAGTTACATTGCTGATGCGGTGTCTACACTGGAGTCCTGGAGGAGTCGCTACAACAAAGTAGTAAAGGACAAGAGTGACCTTGAACTGGAAATTGTTACGTTGAAcag CCGTGTTGCAGACTTGCTGGAACAGCAGACAACCCTGGAGGACAAGATGCGGGAGGACAGAGAAGCTTTGGTGGATAGATTGCATCAACAGACTACAGAGACCACTTCTTTCAAAATGGAGAATGAAAGGCTAAAG gctaGTGTGGTCCCAATGGAGGAAAAGCTGAACCAAGCACAGATGGAAGTGCAGCAGCTCAAGAGCTCTGTCAGGAACTATGAAGGGTTGATTGAAAGCTACAAGTCACAG GTGTTGAAGACCCGAATGGAAGCAGATGAAGTGGCAGGACAACTGGAGAAGTATGATAAAGAGAACAAGACACTAAAAGATGAAATGAACAAGGAGATTGAACTG GCACGTAAGCAGTTCCAGAGCCAGCTTGCTGAACTGGAAAAGCTGCCCGAGATCCTAAAGATCACAGAGACACAACTAGCAGAATGTCAGGACCAGCTTCAGAGTTATGAGAAGAAGAACGTGGACCTGTCTGTCATGATTGCAGATCTTCGTCAGCGG ATTGAGCTCCAGGGGGAGAAAATGGAGATGACAAGAGAGAGGTATCAGTCTGCccaggaggagaaaaagcagctcaCCTTGAAGGTGGAGGAGCTGGAAAG AAAACTAGAGACAACGAGCGCCCAGAACATAGAATTCCTTCAGGTTATAGCAAAACGTGAGGAGTCGATCCACCAGTGTCAGCTGCGGTTAGAGGAGAAGACCCGTGAATGTAGCTCCTTGGCACGTCAGCTGGAGATGGCCATTGAGGATGCCAAAAGACAA GTGGAACAAACTCGAGAACGAGCAGCATCTAGAGAGAGGGTAGCCCAGTCCAAGATGTTGGATTTGGAGACCCAGCTGAGTAGGAATAAAACGGAGCTGAACCAATTGCGCCGGAGCAAAGACGAT GCAGAGCGCCGGTATGAAAGCCGCCTACAGGATTTAAAGGATCGGTTGGAGCAGTCGGAGAGCACCAACCGCAGCATGCAAAACTACGTCCAGTTCCTCAAGTCTTCCTATGCCAACGTTTTTGGAGAAAGTGCCTTGCTGGGCTCCCCCAGCCGCTCTCGTTCTTCTCCATGA